TGCCCGCCTCACCGGAAGCCACCAGCTTGAAGCCACCGAGGCCGAAGTGGTTGGTGTCGATCATCTTCTGGATATCGGTATTGGCACCGCTGCCCGGCTCGATGCCGTAGATCTTGCCGCCTAACTTGTCTTTGAAGCGGGCGATGTCGGCAAACGTCTTCAGCCCGGCATCCGCCACGTATTGCGGCACGGCCAGGGTGGCTTGGGCGTCGGCGAGACTCGGCGTGTCGAACACCTTGACCTGCTTGGCGGCCAGGAACGGCGCGATGTTGTTGTCCATCGCCGGTTTCCAGTAGCCGAGGAAGATATCCAGGCGCTTGTCGCGGATGCCGGCAAAAATGATCTGCTGCACCGCGCTGGTCTGCTTGCTGTCGTAGCCGAGGCCGTTGAGCAGTACGTCGGCCATGCCGGAGGTGGCGATGACGTCAGTCCAGCTGACCACGCCCATGCGGATGGCTTTGCAGGACGCAGGTTCTGCGGCCATGGCGTTGGCGCTGATCAAAGCGGCACCGGTGAGGATCAACAACAGTCTTTTCATGGATGAGGTCTCACTCGGCAGCTTTATTGTGGGGAGTGGCGTCTGGTGCGCCGTACCCACAACCTTACCCAGCGGGACCTCTGCTGACACGAACTGTGGCGACCGGCAGTTGCACTGGGGCGACTGTGAGGGCCCCTTCGCGAGCAAGCCCGCTCCCACATTGGGACCGCATTCTCCTGCTGAAACTCGGTCAAATGTGGGAGCGGGCTTGCTCGCGAAAGCTATTTCAGCAGCACCGAAAATTATCGGTAACGCTTCTGCCCCCAGGCCAACAACCCTTCCAGCAACTGCTTCAATACCACCTGGGTCGGCGCAGCCAAGTCAGGGCGATACCGGAACGGCTCAACCTCTTCCATATAAGTGCTCTGGCACAACTCCAGCTGCACCGCATGAATATCCTGCGCCGGGTCGCCGTAGTGGCGGGTGATATGCCCGCCCTTGAAGCGGCCATTAAGCACATGGGTGAACTGCGGATGCTGAGCGCAGATGCCTTCCAGCTGGCTGGCCAGCTCGGGGTCACACGCCGCGCCGTTGAAGGTGCCGAGGTTGAAGTCCGGCAGCTTGCCGTCGAACAGGTGCGGGATGACCGAGCGGATCGAGTGCGCATCAAACAGCAAGGCGTAGCCGAACTCGGCCTTGAGCCGGGCAAGTTCTTCTTGCAGGGTACGGTGGTACGGGCCCCAGATCTTTTGCAGGTAGGTCACGCGTTCTTCTTCGGATGGCACCTGCCCTTCACGGAACAACGGCACGCCATCGAATAACGTCGCCGGGTACAGCCCGGTAGTGGCACCGGCGTAGAGCGGTTTGTCGTCGGACGGCCGGTTCAGGTCGATCACAAACCGCGAGTACTCAGCCGACAAGGTGCTGGCGCCCAATGCCTCGGCAAAGTCATACAACGTGGGGATGTGCCAGTCGGTGTCCGGCAGGCTTTGCGCCTCGGGGATCAGCCCGGCTTCGACCGCAGGCGTCAGGCGCAAGCCCGCGTGGGGCATGCTGATCAGCAGCGGCACACGGCCTTGTTTGAAATTCAGAACCTTATCCACAACAACACTCCTCAGACGGTGACGTCGACGCCATGGCGCACGACGCGTTTATCCAGCTCGCCGCCCAGCCAGTAAGCCAGGTCGGCAGGGCGATCAATCTGCCAGGCGACAAAATCCGCAACCTTGCCCACTTCCAGCGAACCATGAGTGTCGCCCATGCCCAGCGCGGTGGCCGCATGCTGTGTTGCACCGGCCAGGGCTTCTTCCGGGGTCATCCGGAACAGGGTGCAGGCCATGTTCAGCATCAGGCGTACCGACAGCGCCGGCGAGGTGCCGGGGTTGAGGTCACTGGCGATGGCGATTTTCACGCCGTGCTTGCGCAGCGCATCCATGGGCGGCAACTGGGTTTCACGCAGGAAGTAGAACGCGCCCGGCAGCAACACCGCGACAGTGCCGGAAGCGGCCATGGCGATGGCGTCTTCTTCGGTCATGAACTCCAGGTGGTCCGCCGACAGTGCGTGATAACGCGCCG
The window above is part of the Pseudomonas sp. KBS0710 genome. Proteins encoded here:
- a CDS encoding choline ABC transporter substrate-binding protein, translating into MKRLLLILTGAALISANAMAAEPASCKAIRMGVVSWTDVIATSGMADVLLNGLGYDSKQTSAVQQIIFAGIRDKRLDIFLGYWKPAMDNNIAPFLAAKQVKVFDTPSLADAQATLAVPQYVADAGLKTFADIARFKDKLGGKIYGIEPGSGANTDIQKMIDTNHFGLGGFKLVASGEAGMLAAVQRAVNRKEFVVFVGWTPHPMNINMKMAYLTGSEDVFGPDEGRATVSTVTAPDFAERCPNANRLLTNLTFTAAQESQLMVPIMERQSPQDVAKQWLRDHPEDLQRWLAGVTAFDGSDGVAAVQASLKP
- the hutG gene encoding N-formylglutamate deformylase — translated: MDKVLNFKQGRVPLLISMPHAGLRLTPAVEAGLIPEAQSLPDTDWHIPTLYDFAEALGASTLSAEYSRFVIDLNRPSDDKPLYAGATTGLYPATLFDGVPLFREGQVPSEEERVTYLQKIWGPYHRTLQEELARLKAEFGYALLFDAHSIRSVIPHLFDGKLPDFNLGTFNGAACDPELASQLEGICAQHPQFTHVLNGRFKGGHITRHYGDPAQDIHAVQLELCQSTYMEEVEPFRYRPDLAAPTQVVLKQLLEGLLAWGQKRYR